One region of Molothrus aeneus isolate 106 chromosome 1, BPBGC_Maene_1.0, whole genome shotgun sequence genomic DNA includes:
- the RBM48 gene encoding RNA-binding protein 48, translating to MAAGSSGGPGAPCRHHAQLGACESRAKYREGWRPRAVKVYTINLESRYILIQGVPALGVMKELVEQFALYGAIEEYHALDEYPAEQFTEVYLIKFKKLQCARVAKKKMDERSFFGSLLHVCYAPEFETVQETREKLQDRRKYIAKATNQRDCFMLKKVEGPKKTASNNSEHDCPWSTSGSSIASNWDPSCFTSSPGVSHNTAYPAGNQNQSLLTPPHYDNNCAEISGYFGQNTSLTPSVHPGVCTPPASLMQHRKVPACNGIDRFMPRTTHLQERKRKREEGNKFSLIRTSEDNTEVVIGPQLPEIPKVDMDDESLNTSATLIRNKLKEVADSVSTSVEKPESSSAKPVVKQRRRI from the exons ATGGCGGCCGGCAGCAGCGGTGGCCCGGGCGCTCCGTGCCGGCACCACGCGCAGCTGGGAGCCTGCGAGTCGCGCGCCAAGTACCGCGAAGGGTGGCGGCCGCGCGCCGTGAag gtttaCACTATCAACTTGGAATCTCGCTATATACTGATACAAGGAGTTCCTGCATTAGGTGTTATGAAGGAATTAGTGGAACAATTTGCATTATATGGTGCCATTGAGGAATATCATGCTCTAGATGAATATCCAGCAGAGCAGTTTACTGAAGTGTACCTTATAAAATTCAAAAAACTGCAATGTGCAAG GGTGgccaagaaaaaaatggatgaaCGAAGTTTCTTTGGTAGTTTGCTGCACGTGTGCTATGCTCCAGAATTTGAAACAGTCCAAGAAACTCGAGAGAAGTTGCAGGATAGAAGAAAGTATATAGCAAAAGCAACAAATCAAAGAG aTTGCTTTATGTTAAAGAAAGTAGAAGGCCCTAAGAAGACAGCCTCAAATAACTCTGAGCATGACTGTCCATGGAGTACATCAGGATCAAGTATAGCCAGTAACTGGGATCCATCCTGCTTTACAAGTTCTCCTGGGGTATCCCACAACACAGCATATCCAGCTGGGAATCAGAATCAGAGCCTGTTAACACCTCCACACTATGATAACAATTGTGCTGAAATTTCTGGGTACTTTGGTCAAAACACATCTTTAACTCCAAGTGTACATCCAGGAGTGTGCACTCCACCAGCTTCCTTAATGCAGCACAGAAAGGTTCCAGCTTGCAATGGAATTGACAGGTTTATGCCTCGTACAACTCACCTACAAGAACGtaagaggaagagagaagaaggTAACAAGTTTTCCCTCATTAGAACAAGTGAGGACAATACTGAAGTTGTTATTGGTCCACAACTACCAGAAATACCTAAAGTGGATATGGATGATGAGTCTTTAAATACTTCAGCTACATTAATTCGAAATAAACTGAAAGAG GTAGCAGATTCTGTTTCAACATCTGTGGAAAAGccagagagcagctcagccaaACCAGTTGTaaagcagagaagaagaatATAG
- the PEX1 gene encoding peroxisomal ATPase PEX1, which yields MWGCGDPGGAAAAATTVLSGTRDCFLHLPPALASLLRLQQGQAVKISCGHQPVFLSWMETRHRGHQCENIAEINRHLAEKLGITDGEQVFLEPCSHVSSCQQVEVEPLTADDWEILELHASSLERHLLDQIRVVFPGAIFPVWVEQHTHVYIRIGTLVPAAPYGRLEPCTELLVCPKTHGPEENITSTPATESDILLKNFVKNNMEQEETLKDPFAKQPYLKPGALEQSKTDANMTFGSNVLPNIWNFIGNIFANTSEQKQKTSCDNDEMSIFKDKLLNLIHMDSIFRVCQSQPPSVQNVSTTHEFLKHNAVHVFPWNLEYIDLDPNPVVSYGKINELLSPRQRHQEAKQNLPLEKQNHLTSAQDKNPSNSISGEASSEGSVVQIVWNGFEDLKSVIEYGHDGGALHVGRVWIADGLRKKLNIAIHSTVRIKSVESIPKIPVSLILQPKQNLHKDICEDDVKCAFSSWLQDSTTDDHPWIMTSTDCVHLSVKEGIEEFVLSAAHPVHIEENKSENIFILSPSLLQKTNIQVLLHPLSRKADDDKQPPMPDRDKNLPYHKLSDLGGVEKLGTSLFEHISHSLLGRPLSQKLAANAVGLRSGGVLLTGGKGSGKSTLAKAICKEAFTRLDAHVEVIDCKALRGKRLVNIRKHVEEAFLEAAWRQPSILVMDDLDHIVGVPSTPEHENSPETVQSNRLAYVLKDLMKEVISMGSLIALIATSQSEHSLHRSLVSAQGTHVFQCFKCIRSPDQKQRYEVLYSIIKKKLNSDPKDFSDLDLQCIAKETEGFVARDFTMLVDRAIHTCAANQNASDNGDLNLSTVDFQTALKDFTPLALRNVNLHKPKDLGWDRIGGLKDVKQMLRDTILLPAKYPELFANLPIRQRSGVLLYGAPGTGKTLLAGVVARESGMNFISIKGPELLSKYIGASEQAVRDIFNRAQAAKPCIVFFDEFDSIAPRRGHDNTGVTDRVVNQLLTQLDGVEGLQGVYVLAATSRPDLIDPALLRPGRLDKCLYCPPPDQNSRYEILKALGHSLSLANDVDFQDLAAKTEQFTGADLKALLYNAQLEAIHTNLNLGLTQDFGSSSDSDFSLSSMVFLNHSSGSDDSATDGEAGLEHSLISLDMSDLLPEDPRSNMYRLYFGSSYESDLGNGTPSELSSLCLSGPNSMTYDFTSITQRDVASSQPAMLRTASQEGSLENQEQQAEHLRTEINASKANYRSKNGEDSTLNQSVLPKTTVTVTQSHLMAALQGMRPSISQDDWKHFTELYDNFQNPKKRKVQIGATFRPGQKITLA from the exons ATGTGGGGCTGTGGCGACCCCGgtggcgccgccgccgccgctacCACTGTCCTGAGCGGGACCCGCGACTGCTTCCTGCACCTGCCGCCCGCGCTGGCCTCGCTCCTCCGCCTGCAGCAG GGCCAAGCTGTGAAAATATCCTGTGGTCATCAGCCAGTATTTTTGAGCTGGATGGAAACCAGGCATCGAGGTCACCAGTGTGAAAATATTGCAGAGATTAACAGACATTTGGCAGAGAAACTTGGCATCACAGATGGAGAACAG GTGTTTCTTGAACCCTGTTCCCATGTGTCCTCCTGTCAGCAAGTAGAAGTGGAACCACTCACAGCAGATGATTGGGAAATTCTG GAACTGCACGCTTCCTCCCTTGAAAGACACCTTCTGGACCAGATTCGAGTGGTGTTTCCAGGAGCCATCTTTCCTGTCTGGGTTGAGCAGCACACCCATGTTTACATCAGAATCG GTACACTTGTGCCAGCAGCCCCATATGGGAGATTAGAGCCATGCACGGAGCTTCTGGTATGTCCCAAAACACATGGACCTGAGGAGAATATCACCAGCACACCTGCCACAGAAAGTGACATCTTGCTCAaaaattttgtgaaaaataaCATGGAACAAGAAGAAACATTAAAGGATCCTTTTGCCAAACAACCTTACTTAAAGCCTGGAGCCCTTGAGCAGAGTAAGACTGATGCAAACATGACATTTGGCTCAAATGTTCTTCCAAATATATGGAATTTCATAGGGAACATTTTTGCTAATACATCTGAGCAGAAACAGAAGACTTCATGTGATAACGATGAAATGAGCATCTTCAAAGACAAGCTGCTGAACTTAATTCACATGGATTCCATTTTTAGAGTATGCCAGTCCCAGCCTCCCAGCGTACAGAATGTATCCACCACTCATGAATTTCTGAAACACAATGCTGTTCACgtttttccatggaatttaGAATATATTGATTTGGATCCAAATCCTGTAGTATCTTATGGGAAAATTAATGAGCTGCTTTCCCCAAGACAGCGTCatcaagaagcaaaacaaaatctgccacttgaaaagcaaaatcatTTGACTAGTGCACAAGACAAAAACCCTTCTAATTCTATTAGCGGCGAAGCATCCAGTGAGGGATCTGTTGTTCAAATTGTTTGGAATGGATTTGAAGACCTAAAGAGTGTCATAGAGTATGGCCATGATGGGGGAGCCCTGCATGTTGGAAGAGTTTGG attGCAGATGGCCTGAGGAAAAAACTAAATATTGCAATACATTCAACAGTCCGAATTAAGTCAGTTGAATCTATTCCTAAAATTCCTGTATCTCTTATACTGCAACCCAAACAGAACTTA CATAAAGATATATGCGAAGATGATGTTAAATGTGCATTCAGTTCTTGGCTGCAGGATTCCACTACTGATGATCACCCATGGATAATGACAAGCACAGACTGTGTACATCTGTCTGTTAAAGAAG GAATAGAGGAGTTTGTCCTTAGTGCAGCGCATCCCGTGCACATTGAAGAAAATAAGTCtgagaatatttttatactgaGTCCCAGTTTGCTGCAAAAGACAAATATACAA GTTCTTTTACATCCTCTAAGTAGAAAAGCTGATGATGACAAGCAGCCACCTATGCCTGATAGAGACAAGAACCTTCCATATCACAAACTAAGTGATTTAGG AGGAGTGGAAAAATTAGGCACATCTTTATTTGAACACATAAGCCACAGTCTTCTGGGGCGTCCTTTATCTCAAAAGCTGGCTGCTAATGCTGTGGGACTGCGAAGTGGAGGAGTGCTTCTCACAGGAGGAAAG GGAAGTGGAAAGTCAACATTAGCAAAGGCCATCTGCAAAGAAGCTTTCACTAGACTGGATGCTCATGTAGAAGTAATTGATTGTAAAGCTTTAAGAG GAAAAAGATTAGTAAACATAAGGAAACATGTGGAAGAAGCTTTTTTAGAGGCAGCATGGAGACAACCATCCATTCTTGTGATGGATGATCTTGATCACATTGTCGGAGTACCTTCTACACCAGAGCATGAGAACAGCCCTGAAACTGTTCAGAGCAATAGACTTGCTTATG TTTTGAAAGATCTGATGAAAGAAGTTATTTCCATGGGGAGTTTGATTGCATTAATTGCCACGAGTCAGTCTGAACATTCCCTTCATCGTTCCCTGGTTTCAGCACAAGGAACTCATGTATTTCAGTGCTTCAAATGTATCCGATCTCCAGATCAG aagcAAAGATATGAAGTGCTGTATTCCATAATAAAGAAGAAACTGAATTCTGATCCAAAGGACTTCTCTGATCTTGACCTCCAGTGTATTGCAAAGGAAACAGAAGGTTTTGTTGCTAGAGATTTTACTATGCTGGTGGATCGTGCCATTCATACCTGTGCTGCTAACCAGAATGCATCAGATAATGGTG atttGAACCTGTCAACTGTGGATTTTCAAACAGCTCTAAAAGATTTTACTCCATTAGCTCTGAGAAATGTCAACCTTCATAAACCTAAAGACCTTGGCTGGGACAGGATTGGTGGCTTAAAAGATGTGAAGCAAATGCTCAGGGATACCATCCTGTTACCTGCAAAG TATCCAGAATTATTTGCAAACCTACCCATACGGCAGAGATCAGGGGTTTTGCTGTATGGAGCACCTGGAACAGGAAAAACACTGTTGGCAGGAGTGGTTGCAAGAGAGAGTGGAATGAATTTCATCAGCATCAAG GGACCAGAACTGCTCAGCAAATACATTGGAGCAAGTGAACAAGCAGTTCGAGATATATTTAACAG agCTCAGGCAGCTAAGCCTTGTATTGTTTTCTTTGATGAGTTTGATTCTATTGCTCCTCGCCGAGGCCACGACAACACAGGAGTCACCGACCGAGTGGTTAACCAGCTGTTGACTCAGTTAGATGGTGTGGAAGGCCTGCAAG GAGTTTATGTGCTAGCTGCTACCAGTCGCCCGGATTTGATTGATCCTGCTTTGTTAAGGCCAGGTCGACTGGATAAATGCCTGTACTGTCCACCTCCTGATCAG aaTTCACGCTATGAAATCTTAAAAGCTCTCGGTCATTCCCTGTCTTTGGCAAATGATGTGGACTTTCAGGATTTGGCAGCAAAAACAGAACAGTTCACCGGGGCTGACCTAAAAGCTTTATTGTACAATGCCCAATTAGAGGCAATCCATACTAATTTAAATTTAGGTTTAACACAG GATTTTGGATCTAGTTCTGATAGTGACTTCAGTCTCTCTTCCATGGTTTTTCTAAATCACAGCAGTGGCTCAGATGATTCAGCAACAGATGGAGAAGCAGGGCTAGAGCACTCTCTTATTTCTTTAGATATGTCTGATTTGCTTCCTGAAGATCCAAGGTCCAACATGTATCGTCTTTATTTTGGAAGCTCTTATGAATCAGACCTGGGGAATGGAACTCCTTCAGAATTG AGCTCTTTGTGTTTGTCTGGTCCAAACTCCATGACTTACGACTTCACCAGCATCACTCAGAGAGATGTTGCATCCTCACAGCCTGCAATGCTTAGAACAGCTTCTCAAGAAGGCTCCCTGGAGAACCAGGAGCAGCAAGCAGAGCACCTGAGGACAGAAATCAATGCTAGCAAGGCCAATTACAGAAGCAAGAATGGA GAGGACAGCACCCTTAATCAGTCAGTGCTTCCCAAGACCACTGTAACTGTCACCCAGTCTCACCTgatggctgctctgcagggtaTGAGACCATCCATTAGTCAGGACGACTGGAAGCATTTTACTGAATT gtATGATAATTTTCAGAATCCCAAGAAGAGGAAAGTACAGATTGGCGCAACATTCAGACCAGGACAAAAAATTACTCTAGCTTAG